In the Engystomops pustulosus chromosome 2, aEngPut4.maternal, whole genome shotgun sequence genome, one interval contains:
- the MAEL gene encoding protein maelstrom homolog, giving the protein MPNKKASRNAYFYFVLDMIPELRRRGLRVSGVKEAIPLCSGDWALLSPAEKEKYSEKAKEWKSCDQSPPRSDPRVGIYYPEECYQERVQMPSIQIAAEKRAPERLQKKCEDLHKCVIYILNIFSHGEMPSVCEQRYVPCEIGCVRYSLQDGVMDSYHDFIDPGDLPLGFRYHCQAGSAATHQIPVSGFELANRDYHNIFNSLYDFVCPATNPPTTVYCKNNDLYRVKWCLQWLSIKAGMENLFELQDIESLIIKFYRDKLNEEPSKSSVHRLLDVVQWDYAPNTRCKWHEDNDMWYCALASCKKVTYCISRALASVYDVVLTSAHLPNLKANDNQRSENTKTVVLDAKRYQKKMDRPYVTENGNYLGAVGGAGSLGMSGVSAFPTSKVQARGRGILRLLEEMPPSFSSSG; this is encoded by the exons ATGCCCAACAAGAAGGCCTCGCGGAACGCGTACTTCTACTTCGTCCTGGACATGATCCCCGAGCTCCGGCGCCGCGGGCTCAGGGTGTCCGGGGTGAAGGAGGCCATCCCGCTGTGCTCCGGGGACTGGGCG CTGCTTTCTCCTGcggaaaaagaaaaatattctgAAAAGGCCAAAGAATGGAAGAGCTGTGATCAGTCTCCCCCGAGATCAGATCCCAGGGTGGGAATCTATTATCCAGAAGAGTGTTATCAGGAAAGG GTGCAGATGCCCAGCATTCAGATTGCAGCAGAGAAGAGAGCGCCGGAACGGTTGCAGAAGAAATGTGAAG ATCTGCACAAATGTGTCATTTACATCCTGAACATCTTCAGCCACGGAGAGATGCCCAGCGTGTGCGAGCAGCGGTACGTTCCCTGTGAGATCGGCTGCGTGCGCTACTCCCTGCAGGACGGCGTCATGGACTCCTACCATGACTTCATCGATCCAG GAGATCTACCTCTCGGGTTCCGCTATCACTGTCAGGCAGGAA GTGCAGCTACACATCAGATCCCTGTGTCTGGATTTGAACTCGCAAACAGAGATTACCACAACATCTTCAACTCCCTGTACGACTTTGTGTGTCCCGCCACTAATCCACCGACCACAGTTTACTGCAAG AACAATGATCTCTATAGAGTCAAATGGTGTCTGCAGTGGTTGTCCATCAAAGCGG GCATGGAGAATCTTTTTGAACTGCAGGACATCGAAAGCTTAATCATCAAATTCTACAGAGACAAACTCAACGAAGAACCTTCAAAGTCCAGCGTGCATCGTCTGCTGGACGTCGTTCAGTGGGATTATGCCCCCAACACCAG ATGTAAATGGCACGAGGACAATGATATGTGGTACTGCGCCCTCGCAAGCTGCAAGAAGGTCAC ATACTGTATCAGCAGAGCGCTGGCCTCGGTGTATGATGTGGTCCTTACCTCCGCGCACTTACCTAACCTAAAGGCCAATGACAACCAGAGGTCTGAGAATACGAAAACTGTTGTCCTGGATGCGAAGAGGTATCAG aaaaaaatggATCGTCCTTACGTCACAGAAAATGGAAACTACCTGGGTGCTGTAGGAG GTGCAGGTTCTCTGGGGATGAGTGGAGTGAGCGCCTTCCCCACCAGCAAGGTCCAGGCCCGGGGGCGAGGAATCCTGCGCCTACTAGAGGAAATGCCGCCCTCTTTCTCGTCCTCGGGATGA